A stretch of the Zeugodacus cucurbitae isolate PBARC_wt_2022May chromosome 6, idZeuCucr1.2, whole genome shotgun sequence genome encodes the following:
- the LOC105210941 gene encoding golgin subfamily A member 1 isoform X2 → MFASLKNKIKEETGSDVATTATNTRHINHNNNRIRSRFSSTLSVNSTNEDTGGGGGSVDSQSYGAEQLSTLRSQCNELTTKMTDLTTRLQTMQEEKTRIEKTNEILLETVKVAQTQKDIYCEEQEKIQNLQQSEIEKLKNLLSFREQEAVDRLAAMRQNQQQIENLTTELERLKQYEPMVEDLQDELERLRHSSQLGKNNLTTTLAAMEEDNRHLKMRLQIMEKARLDAINTFSTDEKMQALVQERKMLEQHLEEAHLQLSDIKSTWSGQNLSLETQVSRLSKQVAEETTEKRKALKARDDLNEKVKQLEFEMLKLKDDMKQREDKETLENETKDLKLRISTADERFSEYATNAEHVALTLRQQNSQLQEQLNEAQNLLETEKEEKLTALLRNAEISQSEEILRKELRMERVEANELHEKNEQLTSEMATKTQEIKQCKIEMEELKTVMFKNDEKLKEIDEMQREISEKNKTIKILNQRLADLKKTLQKEFQCAKSFEAEKERNGNCIAVKPPTTTQMVAASVTVATDTLACDHCGMSAASSSSIVMDEVNFKYLKHVIVKFLTSREVEARHLIRAVATLLKLTKDEEKLLQDTLNWKMSWFGSKPNHGRGQHSFSIPPS, encoded by the exons atgtttgcttctttaaaaaataaaatcaaagaagagaCAGGTTCAGACGTGGCCACGACAGCCACAAATACAAGGCACATCAACCATAACAACAATCGAATACGTAGCCGTTTCTCATCAACATTAAGTGTAAATTCCACTAATGAAGACAccggcggtggcggcggcagTGTGGACTCCCAGAGTTATGGG gcGGAACAGCTCTCCACATTACGTAGTCAATGTAATGAGCTGACCACCAAAATGACAGATCTAACTACACGTTTGCAAACAATGCAAGAGGAGAAGACGCGCATtgaaaaaacaaacgaaatcCTGCTAGAGACAGTGAAAGTCGCGCAAACGCAAAAGGATATCTACTGTGAAGAACAGGAGAAGATACAAAATCTACAACAAAGTGAAatcgaaaaattgaaaaatttattatcatTCCGTGAACAAGAAGCAGTTGATCGGCTGGCAGCTATGCGACAAAATCAACAGCAAATTGAGAACTTAACCACAGAACTTGAACGACTGAAGCAATATGAGCCCATGGTCGAGGATTTACAG GATGAACTGGAACGTCTGCGGCATTCTTCCCAACTGGGAAAAAACAACTTAACAACTACATTGGCTGCTATGGAGGAAGACAACCGGCATTTAAAGATGCGTCTGCAAATCATGGAAAAGGCACGTTTGGATGCGATCAATACATTTAGTACCGACGAGAAAATGCAAGCGCTTGTGCAGGAACGTAAAATGCTCGAGCAGCATTTAGAAGAGGCACATCTACAGCTGTCAGATATAAAGAGTACATGGAGTGGCCAGAATTTGTCGCTGGAGACGCAAGTCAGTCGTCTGTCAAAGCAAGTTGCCGAGGAGACCACTGAAAAACGCAAGGCGCTGAAGGCACGCGacgatttaaatgaaaaagtcaAACAATTAGAATTCGAAATGTTGAAACTAAAGGACGATATGAAACAGCGCGAAGATAAG GAGACATTAGAAAATGAAACGAAAGATCTGAAGTTGCGCATTAGCACGGCCGACGAACGTTTTAGTGAATATGCCACCAATGCGGAACATGTGGCGCTAACGCTCCGGCAGCAAAATTCCCAATTGCAAGAACAGCTAAACGAAGCGCAGAACCTACTTGAAACCGAAAAGGAGGAAAAACTCACTGCATTGCTGCGTAATGCGGAAATATCTCAGAGCGAGGAGATACTGCGTAAAGAGTTGCGCATGGAACGAGTTGAAGCCAACGAGCTGCACGAAAAGAACGAGCAACTGACAAGTGAAATGGCGACCAAAACGCAAGAAATTAAACAATGTAAAATCGAAATGGAGGAACTAAAGACTGTGATGTTTAAGAATGATGAGAAGCTGAAGGAGATCGATGAAATGCAACGCGAAATCAGCGAGAAAAATAAG acaataaaaatcttaaatcaaCGTTTGGCTGATCTCAAGAAGACACTGCAGAAAGAGTTTCAGTGCGCCAAATCATTTGAAGCTGAGAAAGAGCGCAACGGTAACTGTATTGCTGTGAAACCGCCAACTACGACACAAATGGTTGCCGCCAGTGTAACGGTTGCGACTGATACGTTGGCCTGTGACCACTGTGGCATGAGTGCCGCCTCAAGCAGTAGTATAGTTATGGACGAAGtgaattttaagtatttaaagcACGTCATTGTGAAATTTCTAACCAGTCGTGAG GTGGAAGCGCGTCACTTGATACGTGCCGTTGCAACTTTACTGAAGCTTACCAAAGATGAGGAGAAACTGCTGCAGGACACGCTGAATTGGAAAATGAGTTGGTTCGGCTCGAAACCAAATCATGGTAGGGGTCAACATTCCTTCTCTATACCACCGAGTTAA
- the LOC105210940 gene encoding elongation of very long chain fatty acids protein 7, whose product MSLVLENIFHERDPVAEQLPLLGSPIPIIALTLAYLAIVLVIGPAFMRNRKPYNLKKVILVYNFLQVIANCWLSYSFIVSFYAHRAEVPDFGCLSKYAHSPTLQKLNINGLYAFYLFKVIDYVETVFFVLRKSFKQVSFLHVYHHIMMSTFVYYLGSYYGGAGQYASVVILNCAVHGFMYTYYFVSALRPNMKMGLWWKKYITRLQLTHFVLVLLHHSYPLIFRPQCDFPKGLLWFAVCQSIIMLWLFGNFYVRTYLRKSNKVSVSDAKDKTVKTE is encoded by the exons ATGTCGTtagttttggaaaatatatttcacgAACGCg ATCCTGTGGCCGAGCAATTGCCGCTTCTCGGTTCACCTATACCCATCATCGCGCTTACGTTGGCCTACCTCGCCATCGTGCTGGTCATCGGACCGGCTTTCATGCGCAACCGTAAGCcgtataatttgaaaaaagtgaTTTTGGTGTACAATTTCCTGCAAGTAATCGCCAATTGCTGGCTGAGCTATAGT TTCATCGTCTCATTCTATGCGCATCGCGCGGAAGTGCCCGATTTCGGTTGTCTTTCGAAGTACGCACACTCGCCGACGCTGCAAAAGCTCAACATTAACGGACTCTACGCCTTCTACCTGTTCAAAGTGATCGACTATGTGGAGACGGTCTTCTTCGTGCTGCGCAAAAGTTTCAAGCAGGTGTCATTCCTGCATGTTTACCATCACATCATGATGAGCACGTTCGTCTACTATCTGGGCTCGTATTATGGCGGCGCGGGTCAATACGCCAGTGTCGTCATTCTGAATTGTGCGGTGCATGGCTTCATGTATACATATTACTTTGTGTCGGCTCTGCGTCCGAATATGAAAATGGGTTTGTGGTGGAAGAAGTACATAACAAGATTACAGTTAACGCACTTCGTACTGGTACTCCTACATCACTCCTATCCGTTGATCTTCCGGCCGCAGTGTGACTTTCCCAAAGGTTTGCTGTGGTTTGCTGTCTGTCAGTCCATCATAATGTTGTGGCTGTTTGGCAATTTCTATGTGCGCACATATTTACGGAAGAGCAACAAAGTGAGCGTATCTGATGCCAAAGATAAAACGGTTAAAACTGAATAG
- the LOC128919713 gene encoding uncharacterized protein LOC128919713 has protein sequence MESVRKAKQRLRNYPVLLGKCADKAAVYAACVTRDLNVQHHICDKEFKQFNECLQKAAKEMKTKL, from the coding sequence ATGGAATCAGTGCGCAAAGCTAAGCAAAGACTACGCAATTATCCCGTGCTACTGGGCAAATGCGCTGATAAGGCAGCTGTTTACGCGGCATGTGTGACACGAGATTTAAATGTGCAGCATCATATTTGCGATAAGGAATTCAAACAGTTCAATGAATGTTTACAGAAAGCagcaaaagaaatgaaaactaaattgtaa
- the LOC114803802 gene encoding uncharacterized protein LOC114803802: protein MMQKPSIPPYKLSPEIQERIQQLQQQAQQESGQRRRTAVLPKRTWIQRNPRLFQITFITTSLLVLFSRPLYDAFIADPVPPPIGGAPPGHKR, encoded by the coding sequence ATGATGCAAAAACCTTCTATTCCACCCTACAAATTGTCACCCGAAATACAAGAAAGAAtacaacagctacaacaacaagcacaacaagAAAGTGGACAACGTCGTCGTACAGCGGTGCTGCCAAAACGCACTTGGATTCAACGCAATCCACGTCTTTTCCAAATAACCTTTATCACCACATCTTTGTTGGTACTTTTCTCGCGGCCTTTGTACGACGCCTTCATTGCGGATCCAGTACCGCCACCAATAGGCGGCGCACCTCCAGGTCATAAACGTTAA
- the Scrib_0 gene encoding leucine-rich repeat and death domain-containing protein 1, which yields MLIMNRIYQFFRHNHVLAICEDAIDNKSFTLNLSRFEMPDVPDLVAKCPILLKLFLNNNYLTKLPPIIANLSRLQVLTLDYNRLDSFPVVICQLTNLHSLNLSCNEIDKLPPEIGHLTQLQVFWCNNTGLLEIPEEIGNCHRLETFGARGNKLKCLPNSMGLLTNLRWLTFESNELTDVPATLGALSKLVHLNFKNNLLTTVPACLSHMHKLQYVFLNKNRIETMPAEEDLFSTRFVRMLNLSENPICNSAEARQQLREHMHVHCEEYLDVGEQQRLATREQSEDDDEDDGDMNSDWENSIATSDLDTTDESGPENDFEDISMLIPELSRYITNFT from the exons ATGTTAATCATGAATAGAATTTACCAGTTCTTTCGTCACAATCACGTCCTGGCCATATGCGAGGATGCCATTGACAACAAATCGTTTACGTTGAATTTGTCACGTTTCGAGATGCCTGATGTGCCTGATTTGGTGGCAAAGTGTCCAATACTGCTGAAACTCTTCctcaataataattatttgaccAAG TTGCCTCCCATTATTGCCAATTTGTCACGGCTGCAGGTGCTAACATTGGACTACAATCGTTTGGATAGCTTCCCCGTGGTAATCTGTCAACTGACAAACCTGCATAGTTTAAATCTTAGTTGTAATGAAATAGACAAACTGCCACCAGAAATCGGACATCTAACACAGCTGCAAGTATTTTGGTGCAATAATACGGGTCTTTTAGAAATTCCCGAGGAAATCGGCAATTGCCATCGCCTAGAGACGTTCGGGGCACGTGGCAATAAGTTAAAGTGTTTACCAAACAGTATGGGTTTGCTAACGAATTTGCGTTGGTTGACTTTCGAATCCAATGAACTGACTGATGTACCCGCCACATTGGGTGCACTCTCCAAGCTGGTGCATCTGAATTTCAAGAATAACTTGCTCACCACCGTGCCCGCTTGCCTGTCACATATGCATAAATTGCAATAtgtttttctcaataaaaatcgCATAGAGACAATGCCCGCTGAGGAAGATCTGTTTAGCACACGTTTTGTGCGTATGCTGAATCTTAGTGAAAATCCAATATGCAACTCAGCGGAAGCACGCCAACAGCTTAGG GAGCATATGCATGTGCATTGTGAAGAGTATTTAGATGTAGGCGAGCAACAGCGTCTGGCAACGCGTGAGCAAAGTGAAGATGACGACGAGGATGATGGTGATATGAACTCCGATTGGGAGAATAGTATAGCAACTAGTGATTTGGATACAACAGATGAGAGTGGTCCCGAAAATGACTTTGAG GATATTTCCATGCTAATACCTGAACTTTCACGGTACATAACAAATTTCACATGA
- the LOC105210945 gene encoding GPI mannosyltransferase 1: MSMSNTAAKNNIQPTKTFVCRCGTLLQELSFRTHIFISILLRLLLITYGHWHDAHSELPYTDIDYKVVTDGARHVLQAGSPFNRHTYRYSPILAYMQIPNVLLHPAVGKVIYAAFDIFVALLIYLLVRLQLQVQCRKAVHALLSKFGKIRSAQQYNETDARNRPENIARASACFWLYNPLTAIISTRGNGDSFSSFFVILTVYLLVKSEDTKRGANWLIFAAGLTHGFAIHLRLYPLLFSLAYYLCLSMSLTRSARDLLRQLLFPSYRQLLLVMGTCIALFAVTGFFYSLYGWQYIYEAYLYHFVRRDVRHNFSLYFLLQYLSGNATETSLVEKLLILAPQLCLLLYLSFSFGQFRQTLTFCVFALAFVMVTFNTVVTSQYFVWYLALLPLCLNNLQAISLLRAVIYFSIWLLGQALWLLPAYLLEFKTWNTFYWIGAQGVLFFLINSYLLMRLIEHYSFTSFKVNFKKLF; encoded by the coding sequence ATGTCCATGTCTAACACTGCAGCGAAGAACAACATACAACCAACGAAAACGTTTGTATGCCGCTGTGGCACGCTGCTACAAGAGCTTAGCTTTCGCACACATATCTTCATATCCATATTGCTGCGTCTGCTGCTTATCACCTACGGCCATTGGCATGACGCACACTCTGAGTTGCCTTACACAGACATTGACTACAAAGTGGTCACTGATGGCGCGCGACATGTGCTGCAAGCCGGCAGCCCCTTCAACAGGCACACCTACCGCTACAGTCCCATTTTGGCGTACATGCAAATACCAAATGTGCTATTACATCCAGCCGTCGGCAAAGTGATCTATGCGGCATTCGATATATTCGTGGCGTTATTGATATACTTATTGGTACGTCTGCAATTACAAGTGCAATGCCGCAAAGCGGTGCATGCGCTGTTGAGCAAGTTCGGGAAAATCAGATCGGCGCAGCAGTACAATGAAACCGATGCACGCAATCGTCCAGAGAATATCGCACGTGCATCCGCTTGCTTTTGGCTTTACAATCCACTAACGGCGATCATATCGACCAGAGGTAATGGTGATAGCTTCTCCAGTTTCTTTGTCATCTTAACAGTGTATCTGCTCGTCAAATCCGAGGATACGAAACGCGGTGCAAATTGGTTAATTTTCGCAGCCGGCTTGACACATGGCTTTGCCATACATTTGCGCCTCTATCCGCTACTCTTCAGTCTCGCCTACTACCTCTGTCTGTCGATGAGCCTAACACGCAGCGCACGCGATCTGCTGCGACAACTACTGTTTCCCTCATACAGACAGTTGTTATTAGTTATGGGCACGTGTATTGCGCTCTTTGCAGTCACCGGTTTCTTCTACTCGCTCTACGGTTGGCAGTACATATACGAAGCGTATTTATATCATTTTGTGCGACGCGATGTGCGACATAATTTTTCGCTATACTTCCTATTGCAATACCTAAGTGGCAATGCGACGGAGACCTCGCTGGTAGAGAAGCTGCTCATCTTGGCGCCACAATTGTGCTTACTGCTCTATTTGAGCTTCAGTTTTGGACAGTTTCGTCAGACCTTAACGTTCTGTGTGTTTGCCTTGGCCTTCGTTATGGTCACTTTCAATACGGTGGTGACGTCGCAATACTTCGTTTGGTATTTGGCGCTGCTACCGCTTTGCCTCAACAATCTACAAGCGATTTCGTTGTTGCGTGCCGTCATCTACTTCAGTATATGGTTGTTGGGGCAAGCGCTATGGCTGCTGCCCGCCTATCTGTTGGAATTCAAGACATGGAATACATTCTATTGGATTGGCGCGCAAGgcgttttattctttttaatcaATAGTTATCTGCTAATGCGTCTGATTGAACACTACAGCTTTACATCCTTTAAGGTGAACTTTAAAAAGCTCTTCTAA
- the LOC105210947 gene encoding uncharacterized protein LOC105210947, whose protein sequence is MPSKKKKYNARFPAGRIKKIMQSDEEIGKVAQAVPVIISRTLELFVESLLTKTLRITNSRNAKTLSTSHMKQCIMSEQRFDFLRELVKNVPDISVAEEAANYNEEDGQSSPDDVYPDSDTPYDLSMPSTSGARNQCRMIPTPKVNGGQTHFQYKQQQQYQLSPQNGSVIDNTAATEADLRQRIRQRLTPSVIVHTASVAHAAAAAARPPPSSPAASTATTAPSTPRGAYGNYVQPLKLMRSESSPASAAQHMWQVSPPNIATHQQLGHKRLRHQAQSMPSSNNNNDNCTGTSPTKRQKPESHITQQTHSQTAIPAPVFSYDLCNKPVVKIDYSNLPLTPAAMGTNEQLNTKAGMSSSLPLSAPVTNANFNFTAASPIINIDLSNIVTNSGGGGSGDGKSLNTGNNAPMPAVATISIGALPAEMANVITTPPASVCSSNIGAVAAKASKASTTFSTPPTNQLSDCKIDSNTIVVESTSSSSSSSSCSPSSSFASTSANNQYGSGSKSMLKASSEIMAKMTAPETKTLAATRKSLSTFFELDEDYDNI, encoded by the exons ATGCCttcaaagaagaagaaatacaaTGCGCGTTTTCCGGCG GGTCGCATCAAGAAAATAATGCAGAGTGACGAAGAAATCGGAAAGGTCGCCCAAGCTGTTCCCGTCATAATTT CTAGGACATTGGAACTCTTTGTGGAATCACTTTTAACGAAAACATTGAGAATTACAAATTCGCGAAATGCAAAAACCCTATCCACTTCCCACATGAAGCAATGCATCATGTCGGAGCAGCGTTTTGATTTCCTGCGTGAATTGGTAAAGAATGTGCCCGATATAAGCGTGGCAGAAGAGGCAGCCAACTATAACGAAGAGGACGGTCAGAGTTCACCGGATGATGTTTATCCCGATTCGGATACACCATACGATCTGAGTATGCCATCCACATCAGGCGCACGCAACCAATGTCGCATGATTCCCACGCCAAAGGTCAATGGCGGACAAACACATTTCCAGtacaaacagcagcaacaataccaATTATCACCGCAAAATGGCAGTGTTATTGACAACACAGCAGCCACTGAAGCAGACTTAAGGCAACGCATACGTCAGCGCCTCACACCAAGTGTTATCGTGCACACGGCATCTGTGGCACAtgctgcagcagcagccgcaAGGCCACCACCATCCTCACCTGCAGCGTCAACAGCAACCACAGCGCCATCGACACCAAGAGGTGCCTATGGCAATTATGTGCAACCCTTGAAATTAATGCGTTCCGAATCGTCGCCTGCCAGTGCAGCGCAGCATATGTGGCAAGTATCGCCTCCAAATATAGCTACACATCAGCAACTGGGACATAAACGTCTACGACATCAGGCGCAGTCAATGccgagcagcaacaacaataatgacaaTTGTACCGGCACATCGCCCACCAAGCGACAAAAGCCCGAATCACACATAACACAACAAACACATTCACAAACTGCCATACCCGCGCCTGTTTTCAGCTATGATCTCTGCAATAAGCCCGTCGTCAAGATCGATTACAGCAATCTGCCGCTAACACCTGCCGCCATGGGTACCAATGAACAGCTTAACACAAAAGCTGGCATGAGCAGCAGCTTACCGTTGAGTGCGCCTGTAACAAATGCGAACTTCAATTTCACTGCCGCATCGCCCATTATCAACATTGATTTGTCCAATATTGTGACGAATAGCGGTGGCGGTGGCAGTGGCGATGGTAAATCGTTGAATACAGGCAATAATGCGCCTATGCCTGCTGTTGCTACCATAAGCATTGGCGCCTTGCCGGCTGAAATGGCCAATGTGATTACAACACCACCGGCCAGTGTGTGCAGCAGCAATATTGGTGCGGTGGCGGCGAAAGCGTCAAAGGCGTCAACTACGTTCAGTACTCCGCCCACAAATCAACTATCTGACTGTAAAATAGACTCCAATACCATAGTCGTTGAGTCCACATCATCCTCATCGTCGTCGTCCAGTTGCTCACCATCGTCATCATTCGCATCGACGTCGGCTAACAACCAGTATGGTAGCGGCAGCAAGAGCATGTTGAAAGCTTCAAGCGAGATTATGGCAAAAATGACTGCACCAGAAACAAAAACACTCGCTGCAACGCGTAAAAGTTTGAGTACATTTTTCGAATTAGACGAAGACTATgacaatatttga
- the LOC105210943 gene encoding uncharacterized protein LOC105210943, producing the protein MSKPAEITSLLHRNFMRVMSLGSFGKIAICWGVITFVGVSGFILSKNSVDKRRYQDMQIRERMRKSNTGEYEKVGDRSFTG; encoded by the exons atgtcaaaaccagCTGAGATTACATCGTTGCTTCATAGAAATTTCATGAGGGTCATGTCTTTGGGTTCATttggaaaaattgcaatttgttg GGGTGTCATTACATTTGTTGGTGTGTCTGGATTTATTTTGTCGAAGAATTCTGTAGATAAGCGCCGTTATCAGGACATGCAAATACGTGAACGCATGCGAAAATCGAATACTGGTGAATACGAAAAAGTCGGTGATAGAAGCTTCACTGGTTAA
- the LOC105210941 gene encoding golgin subfamily A member 1 isoform X1 — MFASLKNKIKEETGSDVATTATNTRHINHNNNRIRSRFSSTLSVNSTNEDTGGGGGSVDSQSYGAEQLSTLRSQCNELTTKMTDLTTRLQTMQEEKTRIEKTNEILLETVKVAQTQKDIYCEEQEKIQNLQQSEIEKLKNLLSFREQEAVDRLAAMRQNQQQIENLTTELERLKQYEPMVEDLQDELERLRHSSQLGKNNLTTTLAAMEEDNRHLKMRLQIMEKARLDAINTFSTDEKMQALVQERKMLEQHLEEAHLQLSDIKSTWSGQNLSLETQVSRLSKQVAEETTEKRKALKARDDLNEKVKQLEFEMLKLKDDMKQREDKIKLLEEEIDELNMALKECREENEQQIIYERNKAETLENETKDLKLRISTADERFSEYATNAEHVALTLRQQNSQLQEQLNEAQNLLETEKEEKLTALLRNAEISQSEEILRKELRMERVEANELHEKNEQLTSEMATKTQEIKQCKIEMEELKTVMFKNDEKLKEIDEMQREISEKNKTIKILNQRLADLKKTLQKEFQCAKSFEAEKERNGNCIAVKPPTTTQMVAASVTVATDTLACDHCGMSAASSSSIVMDEVNFKYLKHVIVKFLTSREVEARHLIRAVATLLKLTKDEEKLLQDTLNWKMSWFGSKPNHGRGQHSFSIPPS; from the exons atgtttgcttctttaaaaaataaaatcaaagaagagaCAGGTTCAGACGTGGCCACGACAGCCACAAATACAAGGCACATCAACCATAACAACAATCGAATACGTAGCCGTTTCTCATCAACATTAAGTGTAAATTCCACTAATGAAGACAccggcggtggcggcggcagTGTGGACTCCCAGAGTTATGGG gcGGAACAGCTCTCCACATTACGTAGTCAATGTAATGAGCTGACCACCAAAATGACAGATCTAACTACACGTTTGCAAACAATGCAAGAGGAGAAGACGCGCATtgaaaaaacaaacgaaatcCTGCTAGAGACAGTGAAAGTCGCGCAAACGCAAAAGGATATCTACTGTGAAGAACAGGAGAAGATACAAAATCTACAACAAAGTGAAatcgaaaaattgaaaaatttattatcatTCCGTGAACAAGAAGCAGTTGATCGGCTGGCAGCTATGCGACAAAATCAACAGCAAATTGAGAACTTAACCACAGAACTTGAACGACTGAAGCAATATGAGCCCATGGTCGAGGATTTACAG GATGAACTGGAACGTCTGCGGCATTCTTCCCAACTGGGAAAAAACAACTTAACAACTACATTGGCTGCTATGGAGGAAGACAACCGGCATTTAAAGATGCGTCTGCAAATCATGGAAAAGGCACGTTTGGATGCGATCAATACATTTAGTACCGACGAGAAAATGCAAGCGCTTGTGCAGGAACGTAAAATGCTCGAGCAGCATTTAGAAGAGGCACATCTACAGCTGTCAGATATAAAGAGTACATGGAGTGGCCAGAATTTGTCGCTGGAGACGCAAGTCAGTCGTCTGTCAAAGCAAGTTGCCGAGGAGACCACTGAAAAACGCAAGGCGCTGAAGGCACGCGacgatttaaatgaaaaagtcaAACAATTAGAATTCGAAATGTTGAAACTAAAGGACGATATGAAACAGCGCGAAGATAAG ATAAAACTGCTCGAGGAGGAGATAGACGAATTGAACATGGCGCTAAAAGAGTGTCGTGAGGAGAATGAGCAACAAATTATTTACGAACGCAATAAGGCT GAGACATTAGAAAATGAAACGAAAGATCTGAAGTTGCGCATTAGCACGGCCGACGAACGTTTTAGTGAATATGCCACCAATGCGGAACATGTGGCGCTAACGCTCCGGCAGCAAAATTCCCAATTGCAAGAACAGCTAAACGAAGCGCAGAACCTACTTGAAACCGAAAAGGAGGAAAAACTCACTGCATTGCTGCGTAATGCGGAAATATCTCAGAGCGAGGAGATACTGCGTAAAGAGTTGCGCATGGAACGAGTTGAAGCCAACGAGCTGCACGAAAAGAACGAGCAACTGACAAGTGAAATGGCGACCAAAACGCAAGAAATTAAACAATGTAAAATCGAAATGGAGGAACTAAAGACTGTGATGTTTAAGAATGATGAGAAGCTGAAGGAGATCGATGAAATGCAACGCGAAATCAGCGAGAAAAATAAG acaataaaaatcttaaatcaaCGTTTGGCTGATCTCAAGAAGACACTGCAGAAAGAGTTTCAGTGCGCCAAATCATTTGAAGCTGAGAAAGAGCGCAACGGTAACTGTATTGCTGTGAAACCGCCAACTACGACACAAATGGTTGCCGCCAGTGTAACGGTTGCGACTGATACGTTGGCCTGTGACCACTGTGGCATGAGTGCCGCCTCAAGCAGTAGTATAGTTATGGACGAAGtgaattttaagtatttaaagcACGTCATTGTGAAATTTCTAACCAGTCGTGAG GTGGAAGCGCGTCACTTGATACGTGCCGTTGCAACTTTACTGAAGCTTACCAAAGATGAGGAGAAACTGCTGCAGGACACGCTGAATTGGAAAATGAGTTGGTTCGGCTCGAAACCAAATCATGGTAGGGGTCAACATTCCTTCTCTATACCACCGAGTTAA
- the LOC105210942 gene encoding mitochondrial import inner membrane translocase subunit Tim10 codes for MAMPQISQADQAKLQLMQEMEIEMMSDLYNRMTNACHKKCIPPRYGEAELGKGEMVCIDRCVAKYLDIHEKIGKKLTAMSIQDEELMKKMSG; via the exons ATGGCCATGCCACAGATCAGCCAAGCCGACCAGGCTAAATTGCAGCTAATGCAAGAAATGGAAATTGAAATGATGTCTGACTTATATAATCGTATGACAAATGCCTGCCACAAGAAATGTATACCACCACGTTATGGTGAAGCTGAATTAG GTAAAGGTGAGATGGTCTGTATTGATCGCTGTGTGGCCAAGTACTTGGATATACAtgaaaaaattggcaaaaagCTAACCGCTATGTCTATACAAGATGAGGAGCTAATGAAAAAGATGTCTGGCTAA
- the LOC105210946 gene encoding cx9C motif-containing protein 4, translated as MSSKRKDPCKANACKIQACLSENHYQESKCLEVLEQMRLCCLKWHKESNCCSGIILERSYLVDKEEQKQKS; from the exons atGTCCAGTAAGCGCAAAGATCCTTGTAAGGCAAACGCATGTAAAATACAGGCCTGCTTAAGCG AAAACCACTATCAAGAGAGCAAGTGTTTGGAGGTCTTGGAGCAAATGCGTCTATGCTGCCTAAAGTGGCATAAGGAATCCAATTGCTGTTCAGGAATCATATTAGAAAGAAGTTACCTCGTCGACAAAGAGGAACAGAAACAGAAGTCATAA